Proteins encoded in a region of the Falco rusticolus isolate bFalRus1 chromosome 12, bFalRus1.pri, whole genome shotgun sequence genome:
- the GLO1 gene encoding lactoylglutathione lyase gives MAAPAELSGLTDEAAYGACSEPDASTKDFLLQQTMLRVKDPKKSLDFYTRVLGMTLLQKFDFPTMKFSLYFLAYEDKNDIPKDKTERTAWTFSRKATLELTHNWGTEYDENQSYHNGNSDPRGFGHIGIAVPDVNKACKRFEELGVKFVKKPDDGKMKGLAFVQDPDGYWIEILNPKHMVTLT, from the exons ATGGCGGCCCCGGCGGAGCTCAGCGGCCTTACCGACGAGGCGGCCTACGGCGCCTGCTCGGAGCCGGATGCCAGCACGAAG gatTTTTTGTTGCAGCAGACAATGTTAAGAGTAAAGGATCCTAAGAAGTCACTGGATTTTTATACAAGAGTTCTTGGAATGAC CCTGCTTCAAAAATTTGACTTTCCTACTATGAAGTTCTCGCTCTATTTCCTGGCGTATGAAGATAAAAATGATATCCCGAAAGATAAAACTGAGAGAACAGCTTGGACATTCTCTAGAAAAGCTACACTTGAACTGACACA CAACTGGGGCACTGAATATGATGAAAATCAGTCTTATCACAATGGCAATTCAGATCCCCGAGGATTCG GGCACATTGGAATTGCTGTCCCTGACGTCAATAAAGCTTGTAAGAGGTTTGAAGAATTAGGAGTGAAATTTGTGAAGAAACCAGATGATG GTAAAATGAAAGGACTTGCCTTTGTTCAGGATCCGGATGGCTACTGGATTGAAATTTTGAATCCTAAACACATGGTGACTCTCACTTAG